A single Cryptomeria japonica unplaced genomic scaffold, Sugi_1.0 HiC_scaffold_59, whole genome shotgun sequence DNA region contains:
- the LOC131863299 gene encoding laccase-4-like: MQTFYGRLVLPLLALWFTIQFVSAKHAVITRRYNFTIQMTNVTRLCTTKALLTVNGQYPGPPVVAREGDRVVIKVTNNVKNNISIHWHGIRQLRSGWADGPAYVTQCPIQTGQSYVYKFIVKRQRGTLWWHAHISWLRASIHGPIIIYPKKNASYPFPRPHQEVPIVFGEWWNADTETVINQAMQSGAQANVSDAYTINGLPGLMYNCSTNDTFRLKVNPGKTYLLRIVNAALNSDLFFAIANHTLTVVEADAVYVKPFQTNVILITPGQTTNVLLTAMSQPPNATFLMLAGPFATGTAAFDNSTSAGILEYVTSNATAVNSSSSSLPMMKPTLPAPNDTSFAANFSQKMRSLGNPKFPAAAVPQKMDKQFLFTVGLGLNPCPQGQTCQGPNGTKFAASINNISFILPTTALLQAYYFNQSNGVYNTTFPDNPPFPFNYTGTPPNNTQTLNDTRVEVLPFNTSVQLVLQDTSIATFESHPLHLHGFNFFIVGQGMGNYNASTDPSNFNLVDPPERNTVGVPSGGWVALRFLADNPGVWFMHCHLELHTSWGLKMAWVVLNGNGGRSQSLLPPPKDLPPC, from the exons ATGCAGACATTTTATGGCCGCCTCGTGCTGCCACTTTTGGCATTGTGGTTCACTATTCAATTTGTTTCAGCGAAACATGCTGTGATCACACGGCGCTACAATTTCACT ATCCAAATGACGAATGTGACTCGTCTTTGCACCACGAAAGCTCTCTTGACTGTCAACGGGCAATATCCGGGGCCTCCAGTAGTTGCTCGAGAAGGAGATCGCGTGGTTATCAAAGTAACAAATAATGTTAAAAACAATATTAGCATACATTG GCATGGAATTCGGCAGCTTAGATCTGGATGGGCGGATGGTCCTGCTTATGTCACTCAGTGTCCAATTCAAACCGGGCAAAGTTATGTGTACAAGTTTATTGTCAAAAGGCAGAGAGGAACACTGTGGTGGCATGCCCACATCTCATGGTTGCGAGCAAGCATACATGGGCCCATTATCATCTATCCCAAGAAGAATGCTTCTTACCCATTCCCTCGCCCACACCAGGAAGTGCCTATTGTTTTCG GGGAGTGGTGGAATGCAGACACTGAGACTGTTATCAATCAAGCAATGCAAAGTGGTGCGCAAGCTAATGTGTCAGATGCATATACCATCAACGGGCTCCCTGGACTTATGTATAACTGCTCTACCAACG ATACATTCAGGCTCAAAGTGAACCCTGGGAAAACTTACCTACTGCGTATAGTTAATGCTGCACTCAATAGTGACCTGTTTTTCGCAATAGCCAACCACACATTGACTGTGGTAGAAGCGGATGCTGTGTATGTCAAGCCTTTTCAAACCAATGTTATTCTCATCACTCCCGGTCAGACTACCAACGTCCTCTTGACAGCTATGTCTCAGCCACCCAATGCCACATTCCTCATGTTAGCAGGCCCATTCGCTACGGGAACAGCAGCTTTTGATAACTCAACCAGTGCTGGAATTTTAGAGTATGTAACTTCCAATGCGACAGCAGTTAATTCATCCTCATCCTCTCTTCCTATGATGAAACCGACGCTTCCAGCCCCCAACGATACCTCCTTTGCCGCCAATTTTAGCCAAAAGATGAGAAGCTTGGGCAATCCGAAATTTCCTGCAGCAGCTGTCCCTCAGAAGATGGATAAACAGTTCCTATTCACAGTCGGGTTGGGGCTAAATCCGTGTCCCCAAGGACAGACATGTCAAGGCCCCAACGGTACCAAATTTGCAGCCTCCATTAACAACATATCCTTCATTCTTCCCACCACCGCTCTTCTTCAAGCATACTACTTTAATCAGTCCAATGGAGTTTACAATACCACTTTCCCTGACAATCCGCCATTTCCTTTCAACTACACCGGCACGCCGCCTAACAACACACAGACCCTCAACGACACCAGAGTCGAAGTGCTTCCCTTTAACACTAGCGTACAGCTAGTTCTGCAGGACACCAGCATTGCGACCTTCGAGAGCCATCCTCTGCATCTGCACGGCTTCAACTTCTTCATAGTGGGTCAGGGTATGGGAAACTACAATGCAAGCACTGACCCATCTAACTTTAATCTGGTGGATCCTCCGGAGAGAAACACAGTTGGAGTTCCCAGTGGAGGTTGGGTGGCTCTCAGATTCCTAGCTGATAATCCAG GAGTGTGGTTCATGCATTGTCATCTCGAGCTGCATACCAGCTGGGGATTGAAGATGGCGTGGGTTGTTTTAAATGGAAATGGTGGCAGATCTCAATCTCTTCTTCCTCCTCCCAAAGATCTTCCCCCCTGTTGA